One stretch of Planococcus sp. PAMC 21323 DNA includes these proteins:
- a CDS encoding penicillin acylase family protein has translation MKGKVKNKRWLKWLLGVLGVMVILIVALLIFINVFLNKSKPFIEGEVSVEILDNDATIIRDDIGVPHIKAETDADLYRAQGYVQAQDRMFQMDLSRRQASGQLAEVIGADAVDTDKFFRTFSLRDAAEKSWGGYDEQAQQVLEWYAEGVNAYMKSAKADNTLSFEFSILGYEPTEWTPIDSLTIGKFMAYDLGGHWNTLAVRHWALNEFPEDKAAELFINYPENAPAILAANKQQQVQVAGEFDASVIPPEFNGSNNWVVSGDKTASGKPLLADDPHLGLSTPSIWYQMHLESPEQNVSGVIFAGVPGIILGHNEEIAWGVTNVGPDVQDLYIETPNPEDPTQFEYEGEWEQAEVRKEPIKIKGEKTEDFEVLVTRHGPVVSNILYEDEKPEAVFSMQWTALEPTLELQAVLNFNKAANWEEFELALEDFQAPAQNFVFASTDGTIAYKANGRIPIRKTGDGQLPVPGNSADYGWEGYVPFDELPTSVNPESGFIATANNEVIDDSYPYHITNFWAQPYRYERIAEVLEASDKLTAEDMMELQMDQKNLYAAEFLEDMIATVRSNTEEHNEVLTLLEKWDQVDSKDQGAPLVFHKWIKQLPETLLADEFPEDVYKMLDGKNHITDEMMRDAFAGNEGVWVSEYGGAEKWLVDSLETAIAEIEEEQGSDVADWSWGDHHQLTFPHPLAGASPVFAEFLNPDSVPIGGSNITVQAAASTPDGDVDHGASWRFVADLADLSSAYHIVGPGLSGHMKSDYFHNQVDDWAQGDFHETEIEERVEGSTLILNAE, from the coding sequence ATGAAGGGGAAAGTGAAAAACAAAAGATGGTTAAAATGGCTACTCGGTGTTTTAGGTGTAATGGTAATACTAATTGTGGCATTGCTTATTTTTATAAATGTCTTCTTGAATAAATCTAAACCATTCATCGAAGGGGAAGTATCGGTAGAAATACTAGATAATGATGCGACTATAATCCGAGATGATATAGGAGTCCCGCACATAAAAGCAGAAACAGATGCTGATTTATACCGTGCACAAGGATATGTTCAAGCGCAAGATCGCATGTTCCAAATGGATCTATCCCGTAGGCAAGCAAGTGGTCAATTGGCAGAAGTGATTGGGGCAGATGCTGTTGATACAGATAAGTTTTTTAGAACTTTTAGTTTGCGTGACGCAGCAGAGAAGTCTTGGGGTGGATATGATGAGCAAGCTCAACAAGTACTAGAGTGGTATGCAGAGGGCGTTAATGCTTATATGAAAAGCGCGAAAGCGGACAACACTTTGAGCTTTGAATTTTCCATTCTTGGATACGAACCGACAGAGTGGACACCTATTGACTCGCTGACGATTGGCAAGTTTATGGCCTATGACCTTGGTGGTCATTGGAATACACTTGCCGTTCGCCATTGGGCATTAAACGAATTTCCAGAAGACAAAGCGGCCGAACTTTTTATAAATTATCCTGAAAATGCACCGGCAATTTTAGCGGCTAATAAACAACAACAAGTTCAAGTAGCTGGTGAGTTTGATGCGTCAGTTATACCGCCAGAATTTAACGGCAGCAATAACTGGGTCGTATCGGGAGATAAAACAGCAAGTGGGAAGCCATTACTTGCCGACGATCCACATCTTGGACTGAGTACGCCATCCATTTGGTATCAAATGCATTTAGAGTCTCCTGAACAAAATGTGAGTGGCGTTATATTTGCAGGAGTGCCCGGAATTATTTTAGGTCACAACGAAGAAATTGCATGGGGTGTAACGAATGTTGGTCCCGATGTTCAAGATCTCTATATTGAAACACCAAATCCAGAAGATCCGACTCAATTCGAATACGAGGGGGAATGGGAGCAAGCGGAAGTAAGAAAAGAACCAATAAAAATAAAAGGTGAAAAAACGGAAGATTTCGAAGTGTTAGTGACAAGGCATGGTCCTGTGGTGTCTAATATTCTTTACGAAGATGAAAAACCAGAAGCTGTATTTTCTATGCAATGGACTGCACTTGAGCCAACACTCGAACTGCAAGCGGTTTTGAATTTCAACAAAGCTGCCAATTGGGAGGAGTTTGAACTGGCTCTCGAAGATTTTCAAGCACCTGCACAAAACTTTGTTTTTGCTTCGACTGATGGCACCATAGCCTATAAAGCCAATGGTCGCATTCCAATTCGAAAAACTGGAGATGGGCAATTACCGGTTCCAGGAAATTCAGCGGACTATGGGTGGGAAGGGTACGTGCCGTTTGATGAATTGCCAACGTCAGTAAACCCGGAAAGTGGATTTATTGCAACAGCTAATAATGAAGTCATCGACGATTCGTATCCATACCACATCACGAATTTTTGGGCACAACCATATCGCTATGAACGGATTGCTGAAGTGTTGGAAGCATCAGATAAACTGACAGCAGAAGACATGATGGAATTACAAATGGACCAAAAGAATTTGTATGCGGCTGAATTTTTAGAAGATATGATTGCGACCGTACGCTCGAATACAGAAGAACACAATGAAGTGCTCACGTTGCTAGAGAAATGGGATCAAGTGGATAGCAAAGACCAAGGAGCGCCATTAGTATTTCATAAGTGGATCAAGCAATTGCCTGAAACTTTACTAGCAGATGAATTTCCAGAAGACGTATATAAAATGTTAGATGGAAAAAATCACATCACAGATGAAATGATGCGTGATGCTTTTGCTGGAAACGAAGGGGTTTGGGTAAGTGAATACGGCGGAGCAGAAAAGTGGCTTGTGGATTCATTAGAAACAGCTATCGCTGAAATTGAAGAAGAACAAGGGAGTGATGTAGCTGACTGGAGTTGGGGAGATCATCATCAATTAACTTTCCCACATCCACTGGCAGGGGCATCTCCAGTTTTTGCTGAATTTCTAAACCCAGATTCGGTGCCCATCGGTGGTTCGAACATCACCGTTCAAGCAGCGGCATCAACACCAGATGGCGATGTTGATCATGGCGCATCATGGCGATTTGTTGCAGACCTCGCGGATTTATCGAGTGCTTATCATATCGTAGGACCAGGATTGAGTGGTCATATGAAATCGGATTACTTCCATAACCAAGTAGATGATTGGGCACAAGGAGATTTTCATGAAACAGAGATAGAAGAGAGAGTTGAAGGTTCAACATTAATATTAAATGCCGAATAA
- a CDS encoding fluoride efflux transporter FluC, translating into MKRILAVGLGGMIGALLRYGIYMVAADDLGLWLVNLIGSFLIGVAAIRLSHKSAEMRLFISTGLLGSFTTFSAFSSAWFYHLESSIWLGIAFAISMTMACVAAAGVGLWVGRKEVSA; encoded by the coding sequence ATGAAACGGATACTAGCTGTCGGACTTGGTGGAATGATTGGCGCACTTTTGCGTTATGGAATATACATGGTAGCTGCAGACGATCTGGGCCTTTGGCTTGTGAATCTAATCGGTAGCTTTTTAATCGGAGTGGCGGCCATTCGCTTATCTCACAAATCGGCTGAAATGCGGCTGTTCATTTCGACAGGTTTGCTAGGCTCTTTTACGACCTTTTCGGCATTCTCTTCTGCCTGGTTTTACCACCTCGAATCTTCTATTTGGCTAGGCATAGCGTTTGCTATCAGCATGACGATGGCATGTGTTGCGGCAGCGGGAGTAGGTTTATGGGTTGGTAGAAAAGAGGTGTCAGCATGA